In a single window of the Gossypium hirsutum isolate 1008001.06 chromosome D02, Gossypium_hirsutum_v2.1, whole genome shotgun sequence genome:
- the LOC107903502 gene encoding 2-alkenal reductase (NADP(+)-dependent) gives MADGSEKNAVVINKKVIFKDYVSGFPKESDMAVTVDENLTLKVAGDSKGILVKNLYLSCDPYMRLSMTNRSSEIFGTYTPGAPITGFGVGKVIDSRNPEFKEGDLVWGLTGWEEYSLLKSSEGLFKIHHTDIPLSYYIGILGMPGLTAYGGFYEVCAPKKGEYVLVSAASGAVGQLVGQFAKLMGCYVVGSAGTQDKVELLKNKFGFDDAFNYKEEPDLNAALKRYFPEGIDIYFENVGGKMLDAVILNMRVHGRIAVCGMISQYNRDQPEGVHNLMSIVYKRVRIEGFATVDYYPQYSKFLDFILPYIREGKVKYVEDIVEGLENGPAAIIGLFSGRNVGKQVVVIAPQ, from the exons ATGGCGGATGGTAGTGAGAAAAATGCAGTGGTGATCAACAAAAAGGTGATATTCAAGGATTATGTTTCCGGGTTTCCAAAAGAATCAGACATGGCGGTCACTGTCGACGAGAATCTAACACTGAAGGTTGCCGGTGATTCTAAAGGCATTCTCGTGAAGAATCTTTACTTATCATGTGATCCTTATATGCGACTTTCGATGACGAACCGAAGTTCAGAAATCTTCGGTACATACACTCCGGGCGCT CCAATAACTGGGTTTGGAGTGGGTAAAGTTATTGATTCAAGAAACCCAGAATTCAAGGAAGGAGATTTGGTTTGGGGATTAACAGGATGGGAAGAGTATTCATTGCTGAAATCAAGTGAAGGGCTCTTTAAAATCCATCATACTGATATACCCCTTTCCTACTATATTGGAATTCTTG GGATGCCTGGTTTGACTGCATATGGAGGATTCTATGAGGTTTGCGCACCAAAGAAAGGGGAATATGTGTTAGTGTCAGCTGCATCTGGTGCTGTTGGACAGCTTGTTGGCCAATTTGCAAAGCTAATGGGTTGCTATGTTGTTGGCAGTGCTGGCACTCAAGACAAG GTTGAATTATTGAAGAATAAATTTGGGTTTGATGATGCTTTCAACTACAAGGAAGAGCCTGATTTGAATGCAGCTTTGAAAAG GTATTTTCCCGAAGGCATCGACATCTACTTCGAGAACGTCGGGGGTAAAATGTTGGATGCTGTGATTCTCAACATGAGAGTCCATGGTCGCATTGCCGTCTGCGGAATGATCTCACAATACAACCGTGATCAACCTGAAGGGGTACACAATCTAATGTCGATTGTTTACAAGAGAGTTCGAATTGAAGGATTCGCGACAGTTGATTACTATCCACAATATTCGAAATTCTTGGACTTTATACTGCCTTACATTAGAGAAGGGAAGGTAAAGTATGTGGAAGACATTGTTGAAGGTTTGGAGAATGGCCCTGCTGCTATAATCGGGCTCTTTAGTGGTCGCAATGTGGGCAAACAAGTGGTTGTAATTGCCCCGCAATGA
- the LOC107903511 gene encoding 2-alkenal reductase (NADP(+)-dependent): protein MADGSEKNAVVSNKKVIFKDYVSGFPKESDMAVTVDENLKLKVAGDSQGILVKNLYLSCDPYMRLLMTNRSSEIFGTYTPGAPITGFGVGKVIDSRNPEFKEGDLVWGITGWEEYSLLTSSEGLFKIHHTDIPLSYYTGILGMPGLTAYGGFYEVCAPKKGEYVFVSAASGAVGQLVGQFAKLMGCYVVGSAGTQDKVELLKNKFGFDDAFNYKEESDLNAALKRYFPEGINIYFENVGGKMLDAVILNMRVHGRIAACGMISQYNRDQPEGVQNLMSIVYKRVRIEGFAVFDYYPQYSKFLDFILPYIREGKVKYVEDIVEGLENGPAALIGLFSGRNVGKQVVVIAPQ from the exons ATGGCGGATGGTAGTGAGAAAAATGCGGTGGTGAGCAACAAAAAGGTGATATTCAAGGATTATGTTTCCGGGTTTCCAAAAGAATCAGACATGGCGGTCACTGTCGACGAGAATCTAAAACTGAAGGTTGCCGGTGATTCTCAAGGCATTCTCGTGAAGAATCTTTACTTATCATGTGATCCTTATATGCGACTTTTGATGACGAACCGAAGTTCAGAAATCTTCGGTACATACACTCCGGGCGCT CCAATAACTGGGTTTGGAGTGGGTAAAGTTATTGATTCAAGAAACCCAGAATTCAAGGAAGGAGATCTGGTTTGGGGCATAACAGGATGGGAAGAGTATTCATTACTGACATCAAGTGAAGGGCTCTTTAAAATCCATCATACTGATATACCCCTTTCCTACTATACTGGAATTCTTG GGATGCCTGGTTTGACTGCATATGGAGGATTCTACGAGGTTTGTGCACCAAAGAAAGGGGAATATGTGTTTGTGTCAGCTGCATCTGGTGCTGTTGGACAGCTTGTTGGCCAATTTGCAAAGCTAATGGGTTGCTATGTTGTTGGCAGTGCTGGCACTCAAGACAAG GTTGAATTATTGAAGAATAAATTTGGGTTTGATGATGCTTTCAACTACAAGGAAGAGTCTGATTTGAATGCAGCTTTGAAAAG GTATTTTCCCGAAGGCATCAACATCTACTTCGAGAACGTCGGGGGTAAAATGTTGGATGCTGTGATTCTCAACATGAGAGTCCATGGTCGCATTGCCGCCTGTGGAATGATCTCACAATACAACCGTGATCAACCTGAAGGGGTACAGAATCTAATGTCGATTGTTTACAAGAGGGTCCGAATTGAAGGATTCGCGGTGTTCGATTACTATCCACAATATTCGAAGTTCTTGGACTTTATATTGCCTTACATTAGAGAAGGGAAGGTAAAGTATGTGGAAGACATTGTTGAAGGTTTGGAGAATGGCCCTGCTGCTTTAATCGGGCTCTTTAGTGGTCGCAATGTGGGCAAACAAGTGGTTGTAATCGCCCCGCaatga
- the LOC107960753 gene encoding uncharacterized protein → MEGSNNYGHQHPLLLILNEDQLLNVAKCSRCREKVSTPCFSCAQDCGFYLHKVCAEAPLELNHPFYPDHPLLLMQNAPYSSGGYICNFCGKGGNEFVYHCSCDFDFHIKCALFTFNIAENNLKELEHVALQDEELEDDSKCFGCWEPLAKYTHFSPDFGFNLHDKCAELPLKLNLVCHREHPLVLQFNSQRLSCKICRERNEEAIGFVYGCSPCKFVVHIECASQSPLQVIKSTNHEHPFTLFNGHQHPLFLMLTQEQLMDNQRGVTDCSSCGEKASAPCFCCVEHCGFYLHKANAQQPSSSYAKCTLFIWNNNLKELEHLALQHPLIPTENGDEKLKDVSKCFGCREPLANYTHFSPCRGFNLHEKCTEIPFKLNHVSHRKHPLVLQFNSEQLSCKICYQCVMKDKDSYEIVENEDEIEMPIESSIIVIESNDAGEATKIKHFKHMHNLMLGPFVGGYENSCDGCMLPISDPFYYCSECVFFLHKACAELPKMKNVWHHVCKEPLALISNKAFLCEQCWHISNAFAYECCGCEEKICLRCVIALTPGARTCLKHEHPLFYYTKHNGKCNACGRTTQAAFCCKDCNFVLHLRCFSIPITARHKCDGHLLSLTDHDDNCYSENHHCDICEESRDPNCWFYNCSTCDTSAYVYYVLGPYPFLKLRSIHERNDHPHPLTIVKKKYYYPYCDKCGKPCVGVALECSKSECKYIVHWNCVTPVQLWSFWA, encoded by the exons ATGGAGGGGTCTAACAATTATGGCCACCAACATCCCCTGCTTCTTATCTTGAATGAAGATCAGCTGCTGAATGTAGCTAAGTGCTCAAGGTGTCGCGAGAAGGTGTCAACTCCATGTTTTAGCTGTGCCCAGGATTGTGGGTTTTACCTTCACAAGGTATGTGCTGAGGCACCTTTGGAGCTTAATCACCCTTTTTATCCTGATCATCCTCTTCTTCTTATGCAAAATGCGCCTTATTCATCTGGAGGGTACATTTGCAATTTTTGCGGTAAAGGCGGTAATGAGTTTGTTTATCACTGCTCTTGCGATTTTGACTTTCATATTAAATGTGCtttgtttacatttaatattgcTGAAAATAATTTGAAAGAGCTTGAGCATGTTGCCCTTCAAGATGAAGAACTTGAAGATGATAGTAAGTGCTTTGGGTGTTGGGAACCATTAGCAAAGTATACACACTTTTCTCCTGACTTTGGATTTAATTTACATGACAAATGCGCCGAGCTTCCTTTGAAACTGAATCTTGTGTGCCATCGCGAACATCCtcttgttctacaatttaatagCCAACGGCTCTCTTGCAAGATATGCAGAGAAAGAAATGAAGAAGCTATAGGATTTGTTTATGGTTGTTCTCCTTGTAAGTTTGTTGTTCACATTGAATGTGCATCGCAATCACCATTGCAAGTTATTAAGAGTACAAATCACGAACATCCATTTACCTTGTTTAACGGGCACCAACATCCCCTGTTTCTTATGTTGACTCAAGAGCAGCTGATGGATAATCAAAGGGGTGTAACTGATTGCTCGAGCTGCGGGGAGAAGGCGTCTGCTCCATGTTTTTGCTGTGTGGAGCACTGTGGGTTTTATCTTCATAAG gccaatgctCAACAACCATCCTCTTCTTATGCAAAATGCACCTTATTCATCTGGAAT AATAATTTGAAAGAGCTTGAGCATCTTGCCCTTCAACATCCATTGATTCCCACTGAAAATGGTGATGAAAAACTTAAAGATGTTTCTAAGTGCTTTGGGTGCCGGGAACCATTAGCAAATTATACACACTTTTCTCCTTGCCGTGGATTTAACTTACATGAGAAATGCACTGAGATTCCTTTCAAATTGAATCATGTGTCGCATCGCAAGCATCCTCTTGTCCTACAATTTAATAGCGAACAACTCTCTTGCAAGATATGCTACCAG TGTGTAATGAAGGATAAAGATTCATATGAAATAGTAGAAAATGAAGATGAGATTGAGATGCCCATTGAAAGTTCCATCATTGTTATTGAGAGCAACGATGCTGGAGAAGCTACAAAAATAAAGCATTTCAAGCATATGCATAATCTAATGTTAGGTCCCTTTGTTGGAGGATATGAGAATAGTTGCGACGGGTGTATGTTGCCAATCTCGGATCCGTTTTACTACTGTTCAGAAtgtgttttttttcttcataAAGCGTGTGCCGAGTTACCTAAGATGAAGAATGTTTGGCATCATGTTTGCAAGGAGCCTCTAGCCCTTATTTCTAACAAAGCTTTTCTTTGTGAACAATGTTGGCACATATCTAATGCCTTTGCTTATGAATGTTGTGGATGTGAGGAAAAAATATGTCTCCGATGTGTGATTGCTCTTACTCCTGGTGCTCGAACATGTTTGAAACATGAACACCCCCTCTTTTACTACACAAAGCACAATGGGAAATGCAATGCTTGTGGTAGGACTACACAGGCGGCATTCTGTTGTAAGGATTGCAATTTTGTGCTACATCTTCGTTGTTTTTCAATTCCAATTACAGCGCGCCACAAATGCGATGGGCATCTTCTTTCACTCACTGATCATGATGATAACTGTTATTCAGAAAATCATCATTGTGATATCTGTGAAGAAAGTCGAGATCCAAATTGTTGGTTTTATAATTGTTCAACATGTGATACTTCTGCTTACGTTTATTATGTTCTTGGACCATATCCATTCCTCAAACTCAGGAGCATTCATGAAAGAAATGATCATCCACACCCACTCACCATTGTGAAGAAGAAGTATTACTACCCATATTGTGATAAATGTGGTAAGCCTTGTGTAGGTGTGGCTCTTGAATGCTCAAAGTCGGAGTGCAAATATATTGTCCACTGGAATTGTGTAACACCTGTTCAACTATGGAGTTTTTGGGCGTAG